The genomic window TTCGGCCTTGATCACCCAAGTTATCAGTCACCACAAGAGTGACAGAATACACTCCTTCTTCTTCATATGTATAGTTTACTGTTGTCCCTTCTGCAGTGGCACCATTTCCGAAATCCCATTCGTATTTCTCAATCGATCTTCCTTCAAAAGGCATAGATTCTGAGGCATCGAATTGAATGGTTGCAGGAATTTGTGCTTTATCTTGATCCACCTTAATTACTCCAACAGGTGCTTCAGGCTTTTGTAAGGCCAACTTCCACATACCCGTACCCATAGTAGCAATATACAGGTGTTGTTTTTCATTATCATCTTTCCAGATTTTACCTCTACGAGCCACTGGGAATTCAATATAATTACCATTGTAATCTCCAGTTAGATCTTCTAAAGTGATGTCGTCTAAAGTATTACCAATCTTGGCTTTTAAGAAAGAAATACCTCTTGTAATTCCCTCTCCGTGTTCTCTTGAATGGAAGGTGAAATAGAATTCATCATTCTGTCCCACAAGACCACCGAAACCTGTCTTTTTATTAAAAGTATCTAACCATTCTGGGTTTCTAAATTGAAGTGCAGTTGCTCTATCTACTACTTTTGTAAAGTTTGCTCCTTTATCAGCAGATAACCACAATTCGTAATCTTCGTTAGATGAATTTCCTTTCGTCACTAAAAGATAAGACGTTTCTCCATCAGCCCAAGTGGTTAAATCACCATTAGATCCCCACTGACCTTCTAAGCCAGCATCTGAATTATTGATTAATAATTTAGTCCACACATAATCACCACTAGGTTGTCTATCTCCTCTAAATGTACCGTTTCCACATCTTAAATAGACTACATCCGAGTCGTTGGGATCGGAAATGATTCTTCTACCTTGTGATTGTGCTGCTCCATTAGAAATTTTTCTAAAATAGTAAGCTGAATTCCCTTTGATCAACTCAAAGATATCGTCCGTTACATAAGCACCACCAATAGTGGAAACATATACTCTTTCCGGCATCAAAGGGTCGCTATGAATTGAACTAATTCTATTTTGATCTTCTAAACCTCTTCTTGCTTGCGTATTACCATCAATTAATACAGAAAAGTTACTACTTGGACCATCTAAATTAGTCAGGCGTTTCATCAATAGACGACCGTCCCATTTATCTGTCGCTCCACCAAAACCATTGGCTGTTGCTGCTAGAATTAATGGATCTTCACCATCCTTTATAATAGTTTCCAATGCATCAGAGTTCCAGTTTCCTTGGAATACAATTGATGGTTGATTCCATGTCTCCCCTCCATCATAACTTTCTACTAGACCATTATCGGCCATACCTTGCACCACATAATTTTTATAACCTGTCATATCCCAGTTATAAGTTGATGCTGTACCGTTTGTTCTAAAGAATCTTCTGCCATTTAAGGTTTTTACATACGTTGATGTTACACAATCCCATGTTCCTTCATCGGTTACATCACCTACATAGGCCGATTGTTGTGACATAATAAATGCACCTCTTGTGTACGAATGATTTGTCCATGATGCAGGGTAATAACTATATGTTCTAGAAACTCCTTGGTAGGCATTCCAACCAATCTCTTTGATATCCATTCCAGGATATTTGAATACTTCAGAAATAGTACCTGCCACTACATCACCTGAAATAGAGAATGTACCTTCTAATAAAGCATTCTCTTCGTTATTTCCTCCTCTGTAAAAAGTACCCATCATGACATAATGTTGTGTGGCTGTACTTTTACCTGAAATCATAGGACGCCAATGCGTTTGATCTTTTTGCTGCATCAAACCATTTGCATCCAATTCCGTCCAATCCGATTCATTGTATTTTTTTACATATAATCCAGAGTTTCCATCATTTCTAATGAAAAGGGAATATACCCACTGACCATCTTCTGTAATGGTGGCACCCATACAATCTCCTGTATTGTTAGGAGCTGTTTGTTTTGTCCAACTATTACCGTTATCGTTGGATAAATACAAACCTGTTTGTGCTGCAAGTAACACCTCTCCATTTGATGGGTGAACAGAAATGGTTAATACATTTCTTTTGCCACTACCCACCTCAAAATTTGTTTTATGCCAAGTTGCACCTCCATCTACTGTGGAAAATACTTCTCTTACACCAGTAGCCGAAAAGTCTCTCACTTCATCCTCTAACCAAGATGGAGCGAAGTACATATTATTTTCATTGGAAGGATCTATAGCCATGGCTTGTACCGGATAACCAATGGCTTCATCCAATACTTCCCAATTCTCACCATCGTCTTTCGATAAAGCCACACCATAGGTAGAACCCATCAATAAAGTATTTGAATTTGATGGTGCAACTGCAATATTAAACACATTATTAAATGGAGCAGAGGGAACATAAATCCATTTCTGTCCATAATCGTGAGAGACATAATATCCCTCCATATCACTACACAAGTACATTTTTCCGTCAATATTTGGATCACATATTACGTGTTGTAACTGTCCACCATGTCCGGGGTTTGTATTATACCATTGTGCAGCTACCTTCTGTTGGAAGGCAAGCAAACAGATCAAAATAAAAGTTGATCTAAAAAATGATATTAAATTCATAATTAAGTTTTTGTCTAAAAAGTGTTCAGAATGCTGGTTGAGATAATTAGCTTTTTGGCACAGGTTGTTCGTACCAAATTTGAAGTCTTCCTTGAGAAGGCTCGTGTTCCAAAACTTGTTCCCATGGTACTACACCGACACGGTCTGCCCAATTTTGCCAAGCTTCTTGTAGTTCTTTTAATTTTTCTGGATGTTGACTAGCTATATTGTGTGCTTCAATTGGATCTTCTGATAAATGATATAATTCATCTGTTCCTTCAGGGTAAATGTTCACCCATTTCCAATCACCAAGCCTAGCTGCTTTGTTGCCTTCATGCTCCCAAAAAATTCCTTGATGTCCCGTTCTTACATTACCTGCTAGAATAGGTAGTAAAGACTTCCCTTCCATAGGTTGTATATCATTTTCACCTACTTTTGTTGGGTAATCTGATTGGGTCACCTCCATTATTGTAGTCATCACATCAACAATATGAGCAGGTTGATTATCAATTGATTTTGGTTGAATCATTTTTGGGTAATGTACTACGAAAGGTGTTCTAATTCCGCCTTCGTGTCCCCAATGTTTAAACATTCTGTAAGGAGTATTACTGACATTGGCCCATGGTAATTTATAACAACCAAATGATCCTTGATGACCTAGAGGAATATTTGGATCGCCCCATGAATAATCTTCACGCGTACCACCATTATCAGAAATGAAAATGATCATAGTATTGTCTAACTCTCCGATCTCTTTTAGGGTATTTACTAACTCTCCAATACCTCTATCCATGTTTTCGATTTGTGCCGCATAGATAGACATTCTCAAATCGTAATCGTCCTTTTCTTCCTCAGATAATTTATCCCAATCTTCTACCAATCGATCTGTCTTAGAGATA from Flammeovirga yaeyamensis includes these protein-coding regions:
- a CDS encoding arylsulfatase, which codes for MKRRLLLLAGVIISSFLGCSPQKGQVEETNPRPNVILILADDMGYSDLGCYGGEIKTPSIDQLADNGMRLTQFYNASRCCPTRASLLTGLYPHQANMGFMQEDCHLPNYGGYIPNNAVTIAEALKLNGYNTAMSGKWHVGNKEEYWPTKKGFDKFYGFPHHGGAYFYPFPGDQVVAINDSLLAHPGEDYYSTEAINEYGAQFVKEMSQKDAPFFLYLAHVAPHFPLQARAEDIAKYRGSYKRNFEEVRQERFKKQKELGIIPQDYPISKTDRLVEDWDKLSEEEKDDYDLRMSIYAAQIENMDRGIGELVNTLKEIGELDNTMIIFISDNGGTREDYSWGDPNIPLGHQGSFGCYKLPWANVSNTPYRMFKHWGHEGGIRTPFVVHYPKMIQPKSIDNQPAHIVDVMTTIMEVTQSDYPTKVGENDIQPMEGKSLLPILAGNVRTGHQGIFWEHEGNKAARLGDWKWVNIYPEGTDELYHLSEDPIEAHNIASQHPEKLKELQEAWQNWADRVGVVPWEQVLEHEPSQGRLQIWYEQPVPKS
- a CDS encoding PKD domain-containing protein, producing the protein MNLISFFRSTFILICLLAFQQKVAAQWYNTNPGHGGQLQHVICDPNIDGKMYLCSDMEGYYVSHDYGQKWIYVPSAPFNNVFNIAVAPSNSNTLLMGSTYGVALSKDDGENWEVLDEAIGYPVQAMAIDPSNENNMYFAPSWLEDEVRDFSATGVREVFSTVDGGATWHKTNFEVGSGKRNVLTISVHPSNGEVLLAAQTGLYLSNDNGNSWTKQTAPNNTGDCMGATITEDGQWVYSLFIRNDGNSGLYVKKYNESDWTELDANGLMQQKDQTHWRPMISGKSTATQHYVMMGTFYRGGNNEENALLEGTFSISGDVVAGTISEVFKYPGMDIKEIGWNAYQGVSRTYSYYPASWTNHSYTRGAFIMSQQSAYVGDVTDEGTWDCVTSTYVKTLNGRRFFRTNGTASTYNWDMTGYKNYVVQGMADNGLVESYDGGETWNQPSIVFQGNWNSDALETIIKDGEDPLILAATANGFGGATDKWDGRLLMKRLTNLDGPSSNFSVLIDGNTQARRGLEDQNRISSIHSDPLMPERVYVSTIGGAYVTDDIFELIKGNSAYYFRKISNGAAQSQGRRIISDPNDSDVVYLRCGNGTFRGDRQPSGDYVWTKLLINNSDAGLEGQWGSNGDLTTWADGETSYLLVTKGNSSNEDYELWLSADKGANFTKVVDRATALQFRNPEWLDTFNKKTGFGGLVGQNDEFYFTFHSREHGEGITRGISFLKAKIGNTLDDITLEDLTGDYNGNYIEFPVARRGKIWKDDNEKQHLYIATMGTGMWKLALQKPEAPVGVIKVDQDKAQIPATIQFDASESMPFEGRSIEKYEWDFGNGATAEGTTVNYTYEEEGVYSVTLVVTDNLGDQGRTTKRIEAIDLQVRSVIKSTHTTGFSPLYIGLDGTDSKSTESEIVAYRWMLNGQVVAETEKYNPYHPDAGTYKYILEVENANGEMAKDTLDLEVLQFTGESSGYKRLMREDMEGFSIIDPNDNGQMWGGLPRHAEFADDNTARIHFGPNWGVHASAGYEQASGLYSAFIQNDEVFSLQGFDISGHDHVKISLGMMKFSVVDGNAVANEDNGESLKAEWSTNGNEWNEINLANKFTYNNEENGIWYWVELDEQFPSVENLRLRFTRIEDANSLNTLWRIDDIYFGVPTGVTMDAPTVNITTSKTSVDRNEMVTLSAEVFGTASKIEWDFGNDMDIAFGLGPHEISYEELGKYDVKIRAINHMGDRQETVTIRVSDQFHDITGEVHPSKEEVFMNENVVLVLDHNGEVFKYEWDFGEGAVAETTEGEGPHVVKYSTSGMKSISVKVTTRSGQVFTIANDDVLMVKESDITSSDDLLKPQVVIYPNPASETIQLKGVIDGSLEIINLQGQLMQESSFKQNETINLELPKGIYFVRVYQNASLIHRQKLIIK